In Mercurialis annua linkage group LG6, ddMerAnnu1.2, whole genome shotgun sequence, the following are encoded in one genomic region:
- the LOC126653917 gene encoding uncharacterized protein LOC126653917 has translation MHSESDKDLGTSLKLTNAALSMGIIPTIENSKQTSQFDFKLLGWSLLSFVPWAIKAKDNTQTLTVLNKNPKISDVDLGASFKPMDAVMSIDSTAIEKPKQKLHFDMQQLRLSFLSLLPWSVDAKHNIQTPTTINKGLKRRAQSRGVVENGGTTRTSLRFRPYISKVPWHTGPRGFLSQLFPRYGHYCGPNWSSGKDNGSPLWDKRPIDWLDYCCYCHDIGYDSHDQAKLLMADLEFLECLERPNMVTKGDTHVAYVYRTMCTTGLRNFLIPYRTQLVNLQLGQYMLNFGWLSNMKWLVWKWQKPSS, from the exons ATGCATTCGGAATCAGACAAGGATTTAGGAACAAGCCTCAAACTCACAAATGCAGCTTTATCTATGGGTATCATTCCAACCATAGAAAACTCAAAGCAAACGTCGCAGTTTGATTTCAAGCTGTTGGGATGGTCCCTTCTTTCCTTTGTACCTTGGGCTATTAAAGCTAAAGATAATACTCAAACACTGACTGTGCTAAACAAAAATCCGAAAATTTCAGATGTTGATTTAGGAGCGAGTTTTAAACCTATGGATGCTGTTATGTCTATAGATTCTACTGCTATAGAAAAGCCAAAGCAAAAGCTTCATTTTGATATGCAGCAATTGAGATTGTCTTTCCTCTCATTGCTACCTTGGTCTGTCGATGCTAAACATAATATTCAAACACCAACAACCATAAACAAAGGGTTGAAAAGGCGAGCACAATCTCGTGGTGTTGTTGAAAATGGTGGTACTACTCGCACTTCTTTGCGCTTTAGACCATACATCTCTAAGGTTCCATGGCATACTGGTCCGAGAGGCTTTCTTTCTCAGCTATTTCCACGTTACGGGCATTATTGTGGACCCAATTGGTCAAGCGGAAAAGACAACGGATCTCCTCTTTGGGATAAGAGGCCGATAGATTGGCTGGACTATTGCTGCTACTGTCATGATATCGGTTATGACTCTCATGACCAGGCTAAACTGTTGATGGCAGATTTAGAATTTCTTGAATGCTTGGAGAGGCCAAATATGGTTACCAAAGGAGATACACATGTTGCTTATGTTTATAGGACAATGTGCACAACAG GGCTCAGGAATTTCCTAATACCATACAGAACACAGCTTGTGAACCTACAGTTGGGACAATACATGCTTAATTTTGGATGGCTGAGCAATATGAAATGGCTAGTTTGGAAATGGCAGAAACCATCATCATGA
- the LOC126686856 gene encoding rho GTPase-activating protein 7 isoform X2 translates to MSASLAGFDRPRPGASNTVFKSGPLFISSKGLGWKSWKKRWFILTRTSLVFFKNDPSALPQRGGEVNLTLGGIDLNNSGSVVVREDKKLLTVLFPDGRDGRAFTLKAETSEDLYEWKTALEHALAQAPSAALVMGHNGIFRTDTNETIEGSFHQWSNKRPVKSLVVGRPILLALEDIDGGPSFLEKALRFLEKFGTKVEGILRQAADVEEVERRVQEYEQGKTVFESNEDAHVIGDCVKHVLRELPSSPVPASCCTALLEAYKIDRKEARINAMRSAILETFPEPNRRLLQRILKMMHTICSHANENRMTASAVAACMAPLLLRPLLAGECELEDDFDFNGDSSAQLLAAANAANNAQGIITTLLEEYDNVFDDENLHRCSISADSRIENSGSEDSSDDENIDIKDNGYHDAENEVDQETDDVADAERVLSGKLSESSGYAGSDLYDYKAFPGDDSDVGSPRNNQASAECSNIRVDSAQTRDSNVQSLEQPSKIKKGNDIVNNEMDVSSVLPGGESYRSMGEILSSMDPAPSLPMFGLESPAEKSAGKVANPNVNGKRSTFWGRSNVRKTPSVESVDSSGEEEVAIQRLEITKNDLKHRIAKEARGNAILQASLERRKQALHERRLALEQDVSRLQEQLQAERDLRAALEVGLSMSSGHFSSSRGMDSKTRAELEEIALAEADVARLKQKVAELHHQLNQQRQHHYGSLSDACDRYQNVHNHSTQQRFLQQDFDTTLAFVNHERKQRTEENLLGPDWRNVKGTGVTTGSSSRQPSRKHFMESTSLSDSKSTEASTNMSVDDLCGVDSAPSTSRAVEMMDYPKHPPSAASSALVELTTRLDFFKERRSQLMEQLHNLDLNYGTTTASSQDFIYRPSSPPWN, encoded by the exons ATGTCGGCTTCTTTAGCCGGATTCGACCGGCCGAGACCTGGAGCTTCTAATACG GTGTTCAAGAGTGGGCCGCTGTTCATATCATCTAAAG GATTAGGCTGGAAATCTTGGAAAAAACGTTGGTTTATCTTGACACGCACATCATTGGTCTTTTTCAAAAATGATCCT AGTGCTCTACCACAACGAGGCGGTGAAGTAAATCTAACTTTAGGGGGAATTGACTTGAATAATTCGGGGAG TGTCGTTGTCAGAGAAGATAAGAAGTTATTAACCGTCTTATTTCCTGATGGGCGTGATGGGCGAGCATTTACCCTCAAG GCTGAGACATCAGAGGATTTATATGAGTGGAAAACAGCTCTTGAACATGCCCTTGCACAAGCTCCAAGTGCAGCCCTTGTCATGGGGCATAATGGGATTTTTCGAACTGATACAAATGAAACTATTGAAGGATCTTTTCATCAAT GGAGTAATAAGCGTCCTGTTAAGTCATTGGTTGTTGGAAGACCAATTTTGCTTGCCCTTGAAGATATTGATGGAGGTCCATCTTTCCTTGAGAAAGCTCTTCGATTTCTTGAGAAATTTG GAACTAAGGTAGAAGGAATTTTGCGACAGGCTGCTGATGTCGAGGAGGTTGAACGCAGAGTTCAAGAATATGAACAAG GAAAGACTGTTTTTGAATCTAATGAAGATGCTCACGTCATTGGTGATTGTGTTAAG CATGTCCTAAGGGAGCTGCCATCCTCTCCAGTTCCGGCATCTTGCTGCACTGCATTGCTTGAAGCTTATA AAATTGACCGTAAGGAAGCTCGAATTAATGCAATGCGCTCTGCTATATTGGAGACCTTTCCTGAACCAAATCGACGTTTATTACAGAG AATTTTGAAGATGATGCATACAATCTGTTCTCATGCTAATGAGAATCGAATGACTGCGTCTGCTGTCGCTGCTTGCATGGCGCCCTTGTTGTTACGTCCTCTATTAGCTGGTGAATGTGAGTTAGAGGACGACTTTGATTTTAATGGTGATAGTTCCGCTCAGCTTCTTGCTGCTGCTAATGCTGCCAATAATGCTCAAGGGATCATTACAACTCTTTTAGAGgagtatgataatgtttttgAT GACGAAAATCTACACAGATGCTCCATTTCTGCCGATTCTCGGATTGAAAACAGTGGGAGTGAAGATTCATCTGATGATGAAAATATTGATATAAAAGATAATGGTTATCATGACGCTGAAAATGAAGTTGATCAAGAAACTGACGATGTTGCTGATGCTGAAAGAGTACTCAGTGGAAAATTAAGTGAAAGCAGTGGTTATGCTGGCAGTGATCTTTATGACTACAAG GCTTTTCCCGGTGATGATTCAGATGTTGGATCACCTAGAAATAATCAAGCTTCGGCTGAGTGTTCAAACATACGTGTTGATTCTGCCCAAACTAGAGATTCTAATGTTCAATCGTTAGAACAaccaagtaaaataaaaaaaggaaatgaTATTGTAAATAATGAGATGGATGTTTCGAGTGTATTACCCGGCGGTGAATCATACCGATCAATGGGTGAAATTTTGTCTTCAATGGATCCTGCGCCTTCGTTACCCATGTTTGGACTCGAATCACCTGCTGAGAAGTCTGCTGGTAAAGTTGCAAACCCAAATGTTAATGGAAAGCGGTCAACATTCTGGGGAAGAAGCAAT GTCAGAAAGACACCATCAGTGGAATCAGTTGATTCTTCTGGCGAAGAAGA GGTTGCTATTCAGAGGCTTGAGATCACAAAAAATGACTTGAAGCACAGGATAGCAAAGGAG GCCCGAGGAAATGCAATTTTACAAGCCAGCTTAGAGAGGAGGAAGCAAGCTTTGCACGAGAGACGCTTGGCTCTTGAACAAGAT GTGTCAAGATTGCAAGAACAATTGCAAGCTGAAAGAGATCTTAGAGCTGCATTGGAAGTTGGCTTGAGCATGTCCTCTGGACATTTCTCCAGTTCACGTGGCATGGATTCTAAA ACAAGGGCCGAGCTGGAGGAGATTGCTCTTGCTGAAGCAGATGTTGCCAGGTTGAAGCAGAAAGTTGCAGAACTTCACCATCAGCTTAACCAGCAAAGACAGCATCATTATGGTTCTCTTTCTGACGCATGTGACCGTTATCAAAATGTTCATAACCATAGCACCCAACA GAGATTCCTTCAGCAAGATTTTGATACAACCCTTGCTTTCGTGAATCatgaaagaaaacaaagaaCTGAG GAGAATTTATTGGGGCCAGATTGGAGAAATGTTAAAGGAACAGGAGTAACCACTGGCAGCAGTAGCAGGCAGCCTTCTCGAAAGCACTTTATGGAATCAACAAGTCTGAGTGATTCGAAAAGCACCGAGGCATCGACCAATATGTCCGTGGATGATCTCTGTGGAGTTGATTCCGCTCCTTCTACTTCAAGAGCGGTAGAG ATGATGGATTATCCAAAACATCCACCATCAGCGGCATCTTCCGCACTGGTAGAATTAACAACCCGGCTTGATTTCTTCAAAGAAAGGCGCTCGCAACTCATGGAGCAGCTTCATAACCTCGACTTAAACTACGGTACAACAACAGCATCATCACAAGATTTTATTTATAGACCATCATCGCCGCCTTGGAACTGA
- the LOC126686856 gene encoding rho GTPase-activating protein 7 isoform X1: MSASLAGFDRPRPGASNTVFKSGPLFISSKGLGWKSWKKRWFILTRTSLVFFKNDPSALPQRGGEVNLTLGGIDLNNSGSVVVREDKKLLTVLFPDGRDGRAFTLKAETSEDLYEWKTALEHALAQAPSAALVMGHNGIFRTDTNETIEGSFHQWSNKRPVKSLVVGRPILLALEDIDGGPSFLEKALRFLEKFGTKVEGILRQAADVEEVERRVQEYEQGKTVFESNEDAHVIGDCVKHVLRELPSSPVPASCCTALLEAYKIDRKEARINAMRSAILETFPEPNRRLLQRILKMMHTICSHANENRMTASAVAACMAPLLLRPLLAGECELEDDFDFNGDSSAQLLAAANAANNAQGIITTLLEEYDNVFDDENLHRCSISADSRIENSGSEDSSDDENIDIKDNGYHDAENEVDQETDDVADAERVLSGKLSESSGYAGSDLYDYKVQAFPGDDSDVGSPRNNQASAECSNIRVDSAQTRDSNVQSLEQPSKIKKGNDIVNNEMDVSSVLPGGESYRSMGEILSSMDPAPSLPMFGLESPAEKSAGKVANPNVNGKRSTFWGRSNVRKTPSVESVDSSGEEEVAIQRLEITKNDLKHRIAKEARGNAILQASLERRKQALHERRLALEQDVSRLQEQLQAERDLRAALEVGLSMSSGHFSSSRGMDSKTRAELEEIALAEADVARLKQKVAELHHQLNQQRQHHYGSLSDACDRYQNVHNHSTQQRFLQQDFDTTLAFVNHERKQRTEENLLGPDWRNVKGTGVTTGSSSRQPSRKHFMESTSLSDSKSTEASTNMSVDDLCGVDSAPSTSRAVEMMDYPKHPPSAASSALVELTTRLDFFKERRSQLMEQLHNLDLNYGTTTASSQDFIYRPSSPPWN, translated from the exons ATGTCGGCTTCTTTAGCCGGATTCGACCGGCCGAGACCTGGAGCTTCTAATACG GTGTTCAAGAGTGGGCCGCTGTTCATATCATCTAAAG GATTAGGCTGGAAATCTTGGAAAAAACGTTGGTTTATCTTGACACGCACATCATTGGTCTTTTTCAAAAATGATCCT AGTGCTCTACCACAACGAGGCGGTGAAGTAAATCTAACTTTAGGGGGAATTGACTTGAATAATTCGGGGAG TGTCGTTGTCAGAGAAGATAAGAAGTTATTAACCGTCTTATTTCCTGATGGGCGTGATGGGCGAGCATTTACCCTCAAG GCTGAGACATCAGAGGATTTATATGAGTGGAAAACAGCTCTTGAACATGCCCTTGCACAAGCTCCAAGTGCAGCCCTTGTCATGGGGCATAATGGGATTTTTCGAACTGATACAAATGAAACTATTGAAGGATCTTTTCATCAAT GGAGTAATAAGCGTCCTGTTAAGTCATTGGTTGTTGGAAGACCAATTTTGCTTGCCCTTGAAGATATTGATGGAGGTCCATCTTTCCTTGAGAAAGCTCTTCGATTTCTTGAGAAATTTG GAACTAAGGTAGAAGGAATTTTGCGACAGGCTGCTGATGTCGAGGAGGTTGAACGCAGAGTTCAAGAATATGAACAAG GAAAGACTGTTTTTGAATCTAATGAAGATGCTCACGTCATTGGTGATTGTGTTAAG CATGTCCTAAGGGAGCTGCCATCCTCTCCAGTTCCGGCATCTTGCTGCACTGCATTGCTTGAAGCTTATA AAATTGACCGTAAGGAAGCTCGAATTAATGCAATGCGCTCTGCTATATTGGAGACCTTTCCTGAACCAAATCGACGTTTATTACAGAG AATTTTGAAGATGATGCATACAATCTGTTCTCATGCTAATGAGAATCGAATGACTGCGTCTGCTGTCGCTGCTTGCATGGCGCCCTTGTTGTTACGTCCTCTATTAGCTGGTGAATGTGAGTTAGAGGACGACTTTGATTTTAATGGTGATAGTTCCGCTCAGCTTCTTGCTGCTGCTAATGCTGCCAATAATGCTCAAGGGATCATTACAACTCTTTTAGAGgagtatgataatgtttttgAT GACGAAAATCTACACAGATGCTCCATTTCTGCCGATTCTCGGATTGAAAACAGTGGGAGTGAAGATTCATCTGATGATGAAAATATTGATATAAAAGATAATGGTTATCATGACGCTGAAAATGAAGTTGATCAAGAAACTGACGATGTTGCTGATGCTGAAAGAGTACTCAGTGGAAAATTAAGTGAAAGCAGTGGTTATGCTGGCAGTGATCTTTATGACTACAAGGTTCAG GCTTTTCCCGGTGATGATTCAGATGTTGGATCACCTAGAAATAATCAAGCTTCGGCTGAGTGTTCAAACATACGTGTTGATTCTGCCCAAACTAGAGATTCTAATGTTCAATCGTTAGAACAaccaagtaaaataaaaaaaggaaatgaTATTGTAAATAATGAGATGGATGTTTCGAGTGTATTACCCGGCGGTGAATCATACCGATCAATGGGTGAAATTTTGTCTTCAATGGATCCTGCGCCTTCGTTACCCATGTTTGGACTCGAATCACCTGCTGAGAAGTCTGCTGGTAAAGTTGCAAACCCAAATGTTAATGGAAAGCGGTCAACATTCTGGGGAAGAAGCAAT GTCAGAAAGACACCATCAGTGGAATCAGTTGATTCTTCTGGCGAAGAAGA GGTTGCTATTCAGAGGCTTGAGATCACAAAAAATGACTTGAAGCACAGGATAGCAAAGGAG GCCCGAGGAAATGCAATTTTACAAGCCAGCTTAGAGAGGAGGAAGCAAGCTTTGCACGAGAGACGCTTGGCTCTTGAACAAGAT GTGTCAAGATTGCAAGAACAATTGCAAGCTGAAAGAGATCTTAGAGCTGCATTGGAAGTTGGCTTGAGCATGTCCTCTGGACATTTCTCCAGTTCACGTGGCATGGATTCTAAA ACAAGGGCCGAGCTGGAGGAGATTGCTCTTGCTGAAGCAGATGTTGCCAGGTTGAAGCAGAAAGTTGCAGAACTTCACCATCAGCTTAACCAGCAAAGACAGCATCATTATGGTTCTCTTTCTGACGCATGTGACCGTTATCAAAATGTTCATAACCATAGCACCCAACA GAGATTCCTTCAGCAAGATTTTGATACAACCCTTGCTTTCGTGAATCatgaaagaaaacaaagaaCTGAG GAGAATTTATTGGGGCCAGATTGGAGAAATGTTAAAGGAACAGGAGTAACCACTGGCAGCAGTAGCAGGCAGCCTTCTCGAAAGCACTTTATGGAATCAACAAGTCTGAGTGATTCGAAAAGCACCGAGGCATCGACCAATATGTCCGTGGATGATCTCTGTGGAGTTGATTCCGCTCCTTCTACTTCAAGAGCGGTAGAG ATGATGGATTATCCAAAACATCCACCATCAGCGGCATCTTCCGCACTGGTAGAATTAACAACCCGGCTTGATTTCTTCAAAGAAAGGCGCTCGCAACTCATGGAGCAGCTTCATAACCTCGACTTAAACTACGGTACAACAACAGCATCATCACAAGATTTTATTTATAGACCATCATCGCCGCCTTGGAACTGA